One Zonotrichia albicollis isolate bZonAlb1 chromosome 25, bZonAlb1.hap1, whole genome shotgun sequence genomic window carries:
- the FHAD1 gene encoding forkhead-associated domain-containing protein 1 isoform X4: protein MRAFLKSSEGCFQLKSYTTTIGSHRGADIVLQSAGVAERHAALEFSASDNSFILQDFNSPHGTFVNSCQVQNAAVRVRPGDILSFGTAGASFELVLDGAAQMSCPPLKRRVGWSGQLQAVAEPKLLTPASPLCLPSLQGQLPPNSLGRGAPRAPGHVPHLVLPRRPASARDRSAASATSMDTSSRTSALRPVSASFSGGGASSVGRAPSLGPHKVDLLLQGKQGEKLLEKEVGHLFGLQTELKGKDVVVRDLQEEIAAMAKKLAQAAMRNEAELTQKLLTFNQELGAQTEEIKALREQINDLQKSSNQVFSHSLHERDLEIGRLRRESEKLKKDQALTAGLLSNMQRELLQKEQKIQQLQQETEKLSKENREKDKQLAVVSAKCSRIKEETKHELREQELISCRNHIEELQRDLQGLQGEIQKHESVQKQLAEKAKLESFKTRVMQACSPSAAGSTGKAVAEQQVIEKVRQISDENQQSHEREKSLQKELSSRLAKEREVSANIEVFKNSLQKLQACLRSPCSSASLRGELGQLELLCLDPSVSAIRTAVVDMARGPLSWLEGAEQLLDSVRMDLHTSGKGLLAALGSLLEKSQEMAQRNQMLQEQLEKLQELQAELLQEHTRELEAKHEQDLQIKIQQIVLEKDKESKQILESAVTEEKDKCKKSVEEEQRKIQELESHLRSMAEETAKRAEEQELTEGKLREALHELKQITAQEAVLQQQVLQQSQQLRAVQEENELQRQKLQEEVAGYREQSRQHSLTILALEDRLLEATQQQKVLEEEKAALVEKMEGLQCDAHSSASGAWLEICPAMESHACLRKLREELAVVQGMLLEKKAVISRLSRELSETRARMSDMRGELSEEQKVELEHSQRQLKHREWEVNQLREKLSEMSSLVEEKDQALRAAADELSQAQRHCQVLRDASQQTLENTEDAPRTPVQLSEASQREPPSALAELGAKCRGLRHEETIQRQKEGLAELRARVKMLEKRQCSGAVKSDSEPLVVWMEDLPEKIVQQRGLELEPVPVLGEKLRAGKVPDHVPNGSSFRITNSTVSLEMAEATDMGEKMYLDVIGALGNLVEMKELSGMQPLQHLPQERRAEVGLQRQKALELLYKKIRNLQVRLERKEKVLKDYEESVEQLRQSQASLRRCQEEMSNLEDEAHRGAEEKALLREALERMQLQLDQEKRLWQAAKRHKPGATKTLCSGKPKARGGAARLGRSWEQHHRDLH from the exons ATGCGAGCTTTCCTAAAGAGCTCGGAGGGGTGTTTCCAGCTGAAATCCTACACCACGACCATCGGGAGCCACAGAGGGGCCGACATCGTCCTGCAG TCTGCAGGGGTAGCAGAGCGCCATGCAGCCCTGGAATTCTCCGCCTCAGACAACAGCTTCATCCTTCAGGACTTCAACTCCCCCCACGGCACCTTTGTCAACAGCTGCCAGGTGCAGAACGCGGCCGTCAGGGTGAGGCCTGGGGACATCCTGAGCTTCGGCACCGCGGGAGCCTCCTTCGAGCTGGTGCTGGATGGGGCTGCCCAG ATGTCCTGTCCCCCCTTGAAACGTCGCGTGGGGTGGAgtgggcagctccaggctgttGCAGAGCCCAAACTCCTGACTCCTGCATCTCCTCTGTGCCTGCCCTCGCTGCAGGGGCAGCTTCCCCCCAActccctgggcagaggggcccccagagcccctggcCATGTGCCCCATCTGGTGCTGCCAAGGCGACCTGCGAgtgccagggacaggagcgcAGCCAGTGCCACCTCTATGGACACATCCAGCAGGACCTCTGCCCTGAGGCCAG TCTCAGCCAGCTTCTCAGGGGGTGGTGCCAGCAGTGTGGGGAGAGCCCCTTCCCTGGGGCCTCACAAGGTGGATCTCCTCCTGCAGGGGAAG CAgggtgagaagctgctggagaaggaaGTGGGCCACCTTTTTGGTTTGCAAACAGAGTTAAAGGGGAAGGATGTGGTGGTGAGAGACCTACAGGAGGAGATCGCAGCCATGGCAAAgaaactggcccaggcagccaTGAGGAACGAGGCTGAGCTGACCCAGAAGCTGCTCACCTTCAACCAAGAGCTGGGAGCCCAAACAGAGGAGATCAAAGCCCTGAGGGAACAG ATCAATGACCTGCAGAAAAGCTCAAACCAAGTTTTCAGCCATTCCCTCCACGAGAGAGACCTGGAGATCGGGAGGCTGCGGAGGGAAAGTGAGAAGTTGAAGAAGGACCAGGCTTTGACTGCAG GTCTGCTGAGCAACATGCAAAGAGAACTCCTGCAAAAGGAGCAGAaaatccagcagctccagcaagaGACTGAAAAACTGAGTAAGGAAAACCGAGAGAAGGACAAGCAGCTGGCTGTGGTTTCAGCCAAG TGCTCGAGAATTAAAGAAGAAACAAAGCACGAACTCAGAGAGCAAGAACTAATCTCCTGCAGAAAT CACATCGAGGAGCTGCAGCGGgacctgcaggggctgcagggggagatCCAGAAGCATGAGAGTGTCCAGAAGCAACTGGCTGAGAAAGCCAAG ctggagtcCTTCAAGACCCGAGTGATGCAAGCCTGTTCTCCATCAGcagctggcagcacagggaaagctgtagcagagcagcag GTGATAGAGAAGGTCAGGCAGATCTCTGATGAGAACCAACAAAGTCATGAGAGAGAGAAGAGCCTGCAGAAGGAATTAAGCTCCAGGCTCGCAAAGGAGAGGGAAGTGTCTGCAAACATCGAGGTGTTTAAGAACTCCTTGCAGAAGCTCCAG GCGTGCCTGAGGAGcccctgcagcagtgccagcctgcggggggagctggggcagctggagctgctgtgcctggatCCCTCTGTCTCAGCCATCAGGACAGCAGTGGTGGACATGGCACgtggtcccctgtcctggctggagggtgcagagcagctcctggacaGCGTGAGGATGGACCTGCACACCTCTGGCAAAG GGCTGTTGGCTGCTCTCGGGAGCTTGTTGGAAAAGAGCCAGGAGATGGCACAGAGGAATCAGATGTTGCAG GAGCAATTAGAgaagctccaggagctgcaggcagagctgctgcaggagcacacaAGGGAGCTGGAAGCAAAGCATGAGCAAGACTTACAGATAAAAATCCAGCAAATTGTCCTGGAAAAGGACAAGGAGAGCAAACAG ATTCTGGAAAGCGCTGTCACTGAGGAGAAGGACAAGTGCAAGAAATCTGTGGAGGAAGAACAGAGGAAGATCCAAGAGTTAGAAAGCCACCTTAGAAGCATGGCTGAG GAAACAGCAAagagggcagaggagcaggaattGACAGAGGGAAAGCTGAGAGAAGCTTTGCACGAGTTGAAGCAAATCACTGCACAAGAG GCTGTGTTACAGCAGCAGgtgctccagcagagccaacagctcagggctgtgcaggaggaaaATGAGCTGCAGAGGCAGAAACTGCAAGAAGAGGTGGCAGGATATAGGGAGCAAAGCAGGCAGCATTCCCTGACCATCCTGGCTTTAGAGGACAGGCTGCTCGAGGCCACTCAGCAGCAGAAGgtgctggaggaggaaaaggcagCACTTGTGGAAAAGATGGAAG GACTTCAGTGTGATGCCCACAGCTCAGCATCGGGAGCTTGGCTGGAGATTTGTCCTGCCATGGAGTCTCATGCTTGTCTGAG GAAACTGCgggaggagctggcagtggtGCAGGGCATGCTCCTGGAAAAGAAGGCAGTCATCagcaggctcagcagggagctgtCAGAAACCAGAGCCAGGATGTCGGACATGAGAG GGGAGCTGAGTGAAGAGCAGAAGGTGGAGCTGGAGCACAGCCAGAGGCAGCTGAAACACCGGGAGTGGGAAGTGAACCAGCTCCGGGAGAAGCTCTCTGAGATGTCCAGCCTTGTGGAGGAGAAGGATCAggccctgagagcagcagctgatgaATTAAG CCAAGCCCAAAGGCACTGCCAGGTGCTGAGGGATGCTTCCCAACAAACACTGGAGAACACAGAGGATGCTCCCAGGACACCAGTGCAGCTGAGTGAAGCCTCCCAGCGG GAGCCACCATCAGCCTTGGCTGAGCTCGGAGCCAAGTGCCGAGGCCTCAGGCACGAGGAAACGATCCAGCGCCAGAAAGAAGGTTTGGCCGAGCTCCGGGCGAGAGTGAAGATGCTGGAGAAGAGACAGTGCTCAG GTGCTGTGAAGAGCGATTCAGAGCCACTGGTGGTCTGGATGGAAGACTTACCAGAGAAAATAGTCCAACAAAGAGGTCTTGAGCTGGAACCTGTTCCTGTGTTGGGAGAAAAACTGAGGGCTGGCAAG GTTCCTGACCATGTTCCTAATGGGAGCTCATTCAGGATCACCAACAGCACAGTGAGCTTGGAAATGGCTGAGGCGACAGACATGGGTGAGAAGATG TACCTTGATGTAATCGGTGCTCTGGGAAACCTGGTGGAGATGAAGGAGCTGTCAGGAAtgcagcctctgcagcaccTTCCTCAGGAGAGAAGGGCAGAAGTGGGACTGCAGAGacagaaggccctggagctgttgTACAAAAAGATCAGGAACCTCCAGGTTCGcctggaaaggaaagaaaaagtgcTGAAAGATTATGAGGAAAgtgtggagcagctcag GCAGAGCCAAGCTTCCCTGCGAAGGTGCCAGGAGGAGATGTCCAACCTGGAAGATGAAGCCCACAGGGGGGCAGAAGAGAAGGCCCTGCTGAGAGAGGCTCTGGAGAGgatgcagctccagctggacCAGGAGAAGAGGCTGTGGCAAGCGGCCAAACGGCACAAG CCTGGAGCCACAAAGACTCTCTGCTCGGGCAAGCCGAAGGCCAGGGGAGGTGCTGCCAGATTGGGAAGATCATGGGAGCAGCACCACAGGGACCTTCACTAG
- the FHAD1 gene encoding forkhead-associated domain-containing protein 1 isoform X3 — translation MRAFLKSSEGCFQLKSYTTTIGSHRGADIVLQSAGVAERHAALEFSASDNSFILQDFNSPHGTFVNSCQVQNAAVRVRPGDILSFGTAGASFELVLDGAAQMSCPPLKRRVGWSGQLQAVAEPKLLTPASPLCLPSLQGQLPPNSLGRGAPRAPGHVPHLVLPRRPASARDRSAASATSMDTSSRTSALRPVSASFSGGGASSVGRAPSLGPHKVDLLLQGKQGEKLLEKEVGHLFGLQTELKGKDVVVRDLQEEIAAMAKKLAQAAMRNEAELTQKLLTFNQELGAQTEEIKALREQINDLQKSSNQVFSHSLHERDLEIGRLRRESEKLKKDQALTAGLLSNMQRELLQKEQKIQQLQQETEKLSKENREKDKQLAVVSAKHIEELQRDLQGLQGEIQKHESVQKQLAEKAKAEEELKAAWSQQERQLREMERRERLLQSNMQRAGEQLESFKTRVMQACSPSAAGSTGKAVAEQQVIEKVRQISDENQQSHEREKSLQKELSSRLAKEREVSANIEVFKNSLQKLQACLRSPCSSASLRGELGQLELLCLDPSVSAIRTAVVDMARGPLSWLEGAEQLLDSVRMDLHTSGKGLLAALGSLLEKSQEMAQRNQMLQEQLEKLQELQAELLQEHTRELEAKHEQDLQIKIQQIVLEKDKESKQILESAVTEEKDKCKKSVEEEQRKIQELESHLRSMAEETAKRAEEQELTEGKLREALHELKQITAQEAVLQQQVLQQSQQLRAVQEENELQRQKLQEEVAGYREQSRQHSLTILALEDRLLEATQQQKVLEEEKAALVEKMEGLQCDAHSSASGAWLEICPAMESHACLRKLREELAVVQGMLLEKKAVISRLSRELSETRARMSDMRGELSEEQKVELEHSQRQLKHREWEVNQLREKLSEMSSLVEEKDQALRAAADELSQAQRHCQVLRDASQQTLENTEDAPRTPVQLSEASQREPPSALAELGAKCRGLRHEETIQRQKEGLAELRARVKMLEKRQCSGAVKSDSEPLVVWMEDLPEKIVQQRGLELEPVPVLGEKLRAGKVPDHVPNGSSFRITNSTVSLEMAEATDMGEKMYLDVIGALGNLVEMKELSGMQPLQHLPQERRAEVGLQRQKALELLYKKIRNLQVRLERKEKVLKDYEESVEQLRQSQASLRRCQEEMSNLEDEAHRGAEEKALLREALERMQLQLDQEKRLWQAAKRHKPGATKTLCSGKPKARGGAARLGRSWEQHHRDLH, via the exons ATGCGAGCTTTCCTAAAGAGCTCGGAGGGGTGTTTCCAGCTGAAATCCTACACCACGACCATCGGGAGCCACAGAGGGGCCGACATCGTCCTGCAG TCTGCAGGGGTAGCAGAGCGCCATGCAGCCCTGGAATTCTCCGCCTCAGACAACAGCTTCATCCTTCAGGACTTCAACTCCCCCCACGGCACCTTTGTCAACAGCTGCCAGGTGCAGAACGCGGCCGTCAGGGTGAGGCCTGGGGACATCCTGAGCTTCGGCACCGCGGGAGCCTCCTTCGAGCTGGTGCTGGATGGGGCTGCCCAG ATGTCCTGTCCCCCCTTGAAACGTCGCGTGGGGTGGAgtgggcagctccaggctgttGCAGAGCCCAAACTCCTGACTCCTGCATCTCCTCTGTGCCTGCCCTCGCTGCAGGGGCAGCTTCCCCCCAActccctgggcagaggggcccccagagcccctggcCATGTGCCCCATCTGGTGCTGCCAAGGCGACCTGCGAgtgccagggacaggagcgcAGCCAGTGCCACCTCTATGGACACATCCAGCAGGACCTCTGCCCTGAGGCCAG TCTCAGCCAGCTTCTCAGGGGGTGGTGCCAGCAGTGTGGGGAGAGCCCCTTCCCTGGGGCCTCACAAGGTGGATCTCCTCCTGCAGGGGAAG CAgggtgagaagctgctggagaaggaaGTGGGCCACCTTTTTGGTTTGCAAACAGAGTTAAAGGGGAAGGATGTGGTGGTGAGAGACCTACAGGAGGAGATCGCAGCCATGGCAAAgaaactggcccaggcagccaTGAGGAACGAGGCTGAGCTGACCCAGAAGCTGCTCACCTTCAACCAAGAGCTGGGAGCCCAAACAGAGGAGATCAAAGCCCTGAGGGAACAG ATCAATGACCTGCAGAAAAGCTCAAACCAAGTTTTCAGCCATTCCCTCCACGAGAGAGACCTGGAGATCGGGAGGCTGCGGAGGGAAAGTGAGAAGTTGAAGAAGGACCAGGCTTTGACTGCAG GTCTGCTGAGCAACATGCAAAGAGAACTCCTGCAAAAGGAGCAGAaaatccagcagctccagcaagaGACTGAAAAACTGAGTAAGGAAAACCGAGAGAAGGACAAGCAGCTGGCTGTGGTTTCAGCCAAG CACATCGAGGAGCTGCAGCGGgacctgcaggggctgcagggggagatCCAGAAGCATGAGAGTGTCCAGAAGCAACTGGCTGAGAAAGCCAAG gcagaggaggagctgaaggcagCGTGGTCACAGCAGGAGCGGCAGCTGCGGGAGATGGAGCGCAGGGAGCGCCTGCTGCAGTCTAACATGCAGAGAGCTGGGGAGCAG ctggagtcCTTCAAGACCCGAGTGATGCAAGCCTGTTCTCCATCAGcagctggcagcacagggaaagctgtagcagagcagcag GTGATAGAGAAGGTCAGGCAGATCTCTGATGAGAACCAACAAAGTCATGAGAGAGAGAAGAGCCTGCAGAAGGAATTAAGCTCCAGGCTCGCAAAGGAGAGGGAAGTGTCTGCAAACATCGAGGTGTTTAAGAACTCCTTGCAGAAGCTCCAG GCGTGCCTGAGGAGcccctgcagcagtgccagcctgcggggggagctggggcagctggagctgctgtgcctggatCCCTCTGTCTCAGCCATCAGGACAGCAGTGGTGGACATGGCACgtggtcccctgtcctggctggagggtgcagagcagctcctggacaGCGTGAGGATGGACCTGCACACCTCTGGCAAAG GGCTGTTGGCTGCTCTCGGGAGCTTGTTGGAAAAGAGCCAGGAGATGGCACAGAGGAATCAGATGTTGCAG GAGCAATTAGAgaagctccaggagctgcaggcagagctgctgcaggagcacacaAGGGAGCTGGAAGCAAAGCATGAGCAAGACTTACAGATAAAAATCCAGCAAATTGTCCTGGAAAAGGACAAGGAGAGCAAACAG ATTCTGGAAAGCGCTGTCACTGAGGAGAAGGACAAGTGCAAGAAATCTGTGGAGGAAGAACAGAGGAAGATCCAAGAGTTAGAAAGCCACCTTAGAAGCATGGCTGAG GAAACAGCAAagagggcagaggagcaggaattGACAGAGGGAAAGCTGAGAGAAGCTTTGCACGAGTTGAAGCAAATCACTGCACAAGAG GCTGTGTTACAGCAGCAGgtgctccagcagagccaacagctcagggctgtgcaggaggaaaATGAGCTGCAGAGGCAGAAACTGCAAGAAGAGGTGGCAGGATATAGGGAGCAAAGCAGGCAGCATTCCCTGACCATCCTGGCTTTAGAGGACAGGCTGCTCGAGGCCACTCAGCAGCAGAAGgtgctggaggaggaaaaggcagCACTTGTGGAAAAGATGGAAG GACTTCAGTGTGATGCCCACAGCTCAGCATCGGGAGCTTGGCTGGAGATTTGTCCTGCCATGGAGTCTCATGCTTGTCTGAG GAAACTGCgggaggagctggcagtggtGCAGGGCATGCTCCTGGAAAAGAAGGCAGTCATCagcaggctcagcagggagctgtCAGAAACCAGAGCCAGGATGTCGGACATGAGAG GGGAGCTGAGTGAAGAGCAGAAGGTGGAGCTGGAGCACAGCCAGAGGCAGCTGAAACACCGGGAGTGGGAAGTGAACCAGCTCCGGGAGAAGCTCTCTGAGATGTCCAGCCTTGTGGAGGAGAAGGATCAggccctgagagcagcagctgatgaATTAAG CCAAGCCCAAAGGCACTGCCAGGTGCTGAGGGATGCTTCCCAACAAACACTGGAGAACACAGAGGATGCTCCCAGGACACCAGTGCAGCTGAGTGAAGCCTCCCAGCGG GAGCCACCATCAGCCTTGGCTGAGCTCGGAGCCAAGTGCCGAGGCCTCAGGCACGAGGAAACGATCCAGCGCCAGAAAGAAGGTTTGGCCGAGCTCCGGGCGAGAGTGAAGATGCTGGAGAAGAGACAGTGCTCAG GTGCTGTGAAGAGCGATTCAGAGCCACTGGTGGTCTGGATGGAAGACTTACCAGAGAAAATAGTCCAACAAAGAGGTCTTGAGCTGGAACCTGTTCCTGTGTTGGGAGAAAAACTGAGGGCTGGCAAG GTTCCTGACCATGTTCCTAATGGGAGCTCATTCAGGATCACCAACAGCACAGTGAGCTTGGAAATGGCTGAGGCGACAGACATGGGTGAGAAGATG TACCTTGATGTAATCGGTGCTCTGGGAAACCTGGTGGAGATGAAGGAGCTGTCAGGAAtgcagcctctgcagcaccTTCCTCAGGAGAGAAGGGCAGAAGTGGGACTGCAGAGacagaaggccctggagctgttgTACAAAAAGATCAGGAACCTCCAGGTTCGcctggaaaggaaagaaaaagtgcTGAAAGATTATGAGGAAAgtgtggagcagctcag GCAGAGCCAAGCTTCCCTGCGAAGGTGCCAGGAGGAGATGTCCAACCTGGAAGATGAAGCCCACAGGGGGGCAGAAGAGAAGGCCCTGCTGAGAGAGGCTCTGGAGAGgatgcagctccagctggacCAGGAGAAGAGGCTGTGGCAAGCGGCCAAACGGCACAAG CCTGGAGCCACAAAGACTCTCTGCTCGGGCAAGCCGAAGGCCAGGGGAGGTGCTGCCAGATTGGGAAGATCATGGGAGCAGCACCACAGGGACCTTCACTAG